GCTTGTGAAGCCTCGCGAGAGGAACAGCAGGTGACAACTGCCTCAGTATTATTACTTCACAGCTAGAGGATCGTAGTAGTTGTCACATGAATTTAGTCTGCAAATATGTGGTGTTTTAGGTATGTTGATGCTGTTCTTACCATACCCAAGGGAACTTTGTTTCCTATGTGCGGAATGAATCTGGCTTTTGATCGACAGCTCATTGGCCCTGCGATGTACTTTGGCCTTATGGGTGATGGCCAGCCTATTGGACGTTACGATGATATGTGGGCTGGATGGTGTATCAAGGTCGGTTTTCTCCATTAGTTGTAAAATTTTCTCTTCCATGGCTTCAAAATATGTCTCACATGGTGCTCTGAACCTGATGTATCATATCTTACTATGTGGCCGTTTGGTTTTATCATTCGACATATAGTTAGTTCATTTTGACGATCCTATGTGTAAGCAACCTAACATGGCTATAATTGACTAAATTGTAGGTGATCTGTGATCACTTGGGTCTGGGAGTGAAGACAGGCCTACCCTACATCTGGCACAGCAAGGCTAGCAACCCATTCGTTAACTTGAAGAAGGAATACAAAGGAATCTTTTGGCAAGAAGAGCTTATCCCCTTCTTCCAATCTGCTGTCCTCTCCAAGGATTGCACCACTGTCCAAAAGTGCTACATCGAACTCTCCAAACAGGTAAAGGAGAAGCTTGGAAAGATCGACCCTTACTTTACAAAGCTTGCGGATGCTATGGTCACCTGGATTGAGGCCTGGGACGAGCTCAACCCTGCCGGAGAAGCTGCAGTCGCCAATAGCACGGCCAAGAAGTAGAAGAGACAAGCCTAGCCTCATCGAACATTCGCAATTTCCTTGGTGTCCTTGCTTTATGCTTGTTAGATGTAACTCAAATTCATACGCCACTTGATTATGTTATGGTTACTCAGTTGAAGCttgagatatttttttttttcagtcgctttgttgtattatttttcatatttgagTCGACAATAAAAAGGATCTATTGTCTTAAAATGTGTAACTAATGATGTTGGACATTTTTTAACAGGAAGATTAACTTTCAATTTTCAATTCAATCGAAGAATCCATTTGATcagtatataaatttaaaatgtcGAGTGTTCTGATAAATAGGTTGGACCGCTGAGGCttctccaagggatttaaaagacgactcaaattatttttgatataagttattttactttttagcttttttatttcttaataattttaaaaataatttataaacttTAATACAAAATTCAGACCCGATGGGCGTGGTATGGGTTACTACCACATGAGGTGTTTGGGTTGACTCGGTCCTTAACTGCCGAAGATTACGATTTCGATTTTCGAATATTGAAACTGAATAATTTTGTCAAATTTTGGAGAGTTACGGATACGAAGGCGGCAGGCCGATTCAATTCCTGAGGGTCCGGCTCTCCAGTCCAAATAATTAGGTCAACTTTCATTGGTCGGCAGCCGTGGGACCCAGTGACGACCACCACCCATGAGTCATGCGTGAAATGACCACTcaaatttttagtttaatttcatcaaatttattttttaaaaaataatagaaaaaatcaacatatttttcaaaaataatagaaaaagcaGGTCAACCTCACCTAAAGAACCCCATTATTATTCCACTGTACGCTGTCTAATGCTGCTTCGCCACCGACCATCAAGGGTCCACTCCACCGAACGGCCTTGATTATCTTTCAGCACCCGATCGACGGTCGAGAAGGCCCTCCGGGGTCGTCTGTCGCATAGCGAAATCAACGGTTCCCTTCCTTCCACGGATCTATTACATTATCCCAGCTACAATCTTTGCACATTACCACCTCagaatttaaatattatttatttttctgaaattttataaATCATTGCACGCACTTTGAATGTAAATAAAGACAATGTTCATGATTAACTTTGATATTTGGTTTGGGAAAAGATGATTTTTATCCATTCAATCAATATACAGGTCGATTAAATaaatagatttaatttaattattaaactaaatcaataatttatttatattcatgaaTAAATATTGTAAATGTTTACGAATAATATTATGATGACATTCACAagtaaagtttttaaatttatcaataaaattttaccaaatttataaataattttttaagccCAATTAAATTATAGGACCAAAgtgaaattttctgtaatataaGGCCCCTCCGATCTGTTCCTCACTCTGTCCTCTTGTACACAGACGGCTGCTGTGGTGGTGGCATGGCGGTGGAAGAATCCACCACGACGGCCGACGATCCGATCAAAtccataaaaatttgatcccttcCACGGATTCCTAGCTCATCGATCGACCTTTATAAAACCTCCTTTTCCTCTCTCGATTCCTTTAAATTAATTCTGTACGTTCTTTCTTGATCGTTGAAGGAGCTCGATCGATCAGTGCTAGTAGCTAGCAATACGTCCTCTGTGATTACTTGCATGGCGGATTCCGACAACGAGTCCGGCGGAAAGGGCGGAGGTGCGGCAGGGAAGGAGCAGGACCGGTTCCTTCCTATCGCGAACGTGAGCCGGATCATGAAGAAGGCGCTGCCGGCGAACGCGAAGGTGTCGAAGGAGGCGAAGGAGACGGTGCAGGAGTGCGTGTCGGAGTTCATCAGCTTCGTCACCGGAGAGGCCTCCGACAAGTGCCAGCGCGAGAAGCGCAAGACCGTCAACGGCGACGACCTCCTCTGGGCCATGGCCACCCTCGGCTTCGACGACTACGTCGAACCCCTCAAGACCTACCTCCAGCGATTCCGCGAGACAGAAGTCGACAAAGCAGCAGTTGGCGCCTCCATGGCGCCCTCCTCCTCCTCGGGAAACGACTTCGGCGGCGGGATGATGGAGACGAGAGGCGGCGGCCGCCAGATGATGTACGGTCCGGGGGCACCGTTTCATCCCCTGGGAAGCACTAGCGAAGGTGGAAGACACGGCAGAATATGATCTGTAATTGTGTTTAATTTCATTaatgaattaatatttaatcCTTAATCTTCAGACTAATGCACTGTTAATTACCTaaaatatttactttttttttttgaaaaaaaatgttgaatTTTAATTGTCAAAGTCATATCATGTCGCGCATTAATTCTATAAATGCGACCCAACAAAAATCTGGAGCACATGTGCTCCCCATCTCATCTACGTGATTAAGGGGCAAATGGAAGGCTTTATTTGCTTTCTGCTTCCACTTGTGATTAGGCCTCTGCTGTAACATTCATGGACCTAATTAATTAACAGCTGTGGGCTGTGGCTTCTACTTGAAGTCGACATGATGATTACACAACCGATTAATTTATTAACCAGAAaataaaatcaagaaaataattaattaaattaatcagtgtatattgatatatatatacacacacaccatTTCCATTTGACTCTTAATCTCCAAAGCCACACGGAATAATTAAGAAAGGTCGAGGTTGGAAGCCGGCCATGCTTATAATAAGTCTTAGCATCACGCTCTTAAGAT
This genomic stretch from Zingiber officinale cultivar Zhangliang chromosome 7A, Zo_v1.1, whole genome shotgun sequence harbors:
- the LOC122000486 gene encoding nuclear transcription factor Y subunit B-3-like, producing the protein MADSDNESGGKGGGAAGKEQDRFLPIANVSRIMKKALPANAKVSKEAKETVQECVSEFISFVTGEASDKCQREKRKTVNGDDLLWAMATLGFDDYVEPLKTYLQRFRETEVDKAAVGASMAPSSSSGNDFGGGMMETRGGGRQMMYGPGAPFHPLGSTSEGGRHGRI